The Carassius carassius chromosome 2, fCarCar2.1, whole genome shotgun sequence genome has a segment encoding these proteins:
- the LOC132109028 gene encoding ubiquitin carboxyl-terminal hydrolase 12-like, with the protein MEILMTVRKIASICTMGANASALEKEIGPEQFPVNEHYFGLVNFGNTCYCNSVLQALYFCRPFREKVLAYKIQPRRKESLLTCLADLFNSIATQKKKVGVIPPKKFISRLRKENELFDNYMQQDAHEFLNYLLNTIADLLQEEKSQERQQNGKVVQNGGSGGGGGSGSSTGEGETEEKTQQTWVHEIFQGTLTNETRCLNCEAVSSKDEDFLDLSVDVEQNTSITHCLRGFSNTETLCSEYKYYCEQCRSKQEAQKRMRVKKLPMILALHLKRFKYMDQLHRYTKLSYRVVFPLELRLFNTSGDATNPDRLYDLVAVVVHCGSGPNRGHYITIVKSHGFWLLFDDDIVEKIDAQAMEEFFGLTSDISKNSESGYILFYQSRD; encoded by the exons ATGGAAATACTGATGACAGTCCGAAAGATCGCCTCGATTTGTACGATG GGCGCCAATGCCTCTGCTCTGGAAAAGGAGATTGGACCGGAACAGTTTCCTGTTAATGAACACTACTTTGGGCTTGTCAAT TTCGGCAACACTTGCTACTGTAACTCAGTGCTGCAGGCACTGTACTTCTGCCGGCCCTTCCGGGAGAAAGTCCTGGCCTATAAGATCCAGCCGCGACGAAAAGAGAGCCTGCTCACCTGCCTGGCTGACCTGTTCAACAGCATTGCAACTCAGAAGAAGAAAGTGGGAGTGATTCCACCAAAGAAGTTCATCTCCAGGCTGAGGAAGGAAAATG aGCTGTTTGACAATTACATGCAGCAAGATGCTCATGAATTCCTCAACTACTTGCTCAACACCATTGCAGACCTGCTACAGGAGGAGAAGAGCCAGGAAAGACAGCAGAATGGAAAGGTAGTACAGAATGGTGGaagtggaggaggaggtggaagCGGTAGCAGCACAGGAGAGGGTGAAACGGAGGAAAAGACCCAGCAGACCTGGGTGCACGAGATCTTCCAAGGCACACTGACCAATGAGACACGGTGCCTGAACTGTGAAGCG GTGAGCAGTAAAGATGAAGACTTCCTAGACCTTTCAGTGGACGTGGAGCAGAATACCTCCATCACACACTGTCTTAG GGGTTTCAGCAACACAGAGACCTTATGTAGTGAATACAAGTACTACTGTGAGCAATGCAGAAGTAAACAGGAGGCTCAGAAAAG GATGCGGGTGAAGAAATTACCCATGATCCTTGCCCTGCACCTAAAGCGCTTTAAGTATATGGACCAGCTTCATCGCTACACCAAGCTCTCTTATCGTGTAGTCTTCCCTCTGGAACTGAGGCTCTTTAACACCTCTGGCGATGCTACCAACCCTGATCGATTGTACGACCTGGTGGCTGTAGTAGTGCACTGTGGGAG TGGTCCAAATCGAGGTCATTATATCACTATAGTGAAGAGTCATGGTTTCTGGCTGCTGTTTGACGATGACATTGTAGAG AAAATAGATGCCCAGGCGATGGAGGAATTCTTCGGTTTGACATCGGACATCTCCAAAAACTCTGAGTCAGGGTATATACTCTTCTACCAGTCTAGAGACTGA